One window of Microcoleus vaginatus PCC 9802 genomic DNA carries:
- a CDS encoding carboxypeptidase M32, whose product MQTLDKTQAKFAQLAAHLREVTDIESASSLLHWDQSTYMPAKGATARGRQLATLKQISHEKFTDPKIGELLEDLRFYEQTLPYDSTAASLIRIARRDYDRAARVPATFMSALCRHQADSYEAWATARAANNFAAVEPYLEKTLELSRQYADFFPGYEHIADPLIDRSDYGMKVSLLRPLFAQLRQELVPIVEAITSQPPADDSCLHQDFPESQQLEFTRKVVERMGFDFQRGRQDTTLHPFMTNFSIDDVRITTRVYEDHLDQALFSSIHEAGHALYELGNSPEFEGTLLAGGISSGVHESQSRLWENMVGRSRGFWECFYPQLQGVFLRQLGHVSTDAFYRAINKVSRSLIRTDADEVTYNLHVAIRFDLELAMVEGKLAVRDLPEAWNERYKTDLGVVPATDSEGAMQDVHWYVGTIGGMFQGYTLGNLMSAQFYETAVKNNPEIPVEIERGNFTVLHDWLKQNIYQHGRKYTAVELIDRVTGSPLTIDPFIRYIRHKYGEFYVI is encoded by the coding sequence ATGCAAACCCTAGACAAGACTCAAGCAAAATTCGCTCAACTGGCAGCCCACCTCAGAGAAGTTACCGACATCGAATCAGCCTCGTCGTTGCTGCATTGGGATCAATCAACTTATATGCCCGCCAAAGGTGCAACTGCCAGAGGCCGCCAGTTGGCTACTCTCAAACAAATATCCCACGAAAAATTTACCGATCCAAAGATTGGTGAACTCCTAGAAGACTTGCGTTTCTACGAGCAGACGCTCCCCTATGACTCTACCGCAGCCAGCCTGATCCGCATTGCCCGCAGAGACTACGATCGCGCAGCCCGAGTCCCAGCAACCTTCATGTCCGCACTCTGCCGCCACCAAGCCGACTCCTACGAAGCTTGGGCAACAGCCAGAGCAGCCAACAACTTCGCAGCCGTTGAGCCGTATCTAGAAAAAACCCTAGAATTAAGCAGGCAATACGCCGACTTTTTCCCCGGCTACGAACACATCGCCGATCCTTTGATCGATCGTAGCGACTACGGCATGAAAGTATCCCTGCTGCGCCCGCTTTTCGCCCAACTGCGTCAAGAATTAGTGCCGATAGTCGAAGCAATCACCTCCCAACCTCCCGCCGACGACTCCTGCTTGCACCAAGACTTCCCCGAATCCCAACAACTAGAATTCACTCGCAAAGTTGTAGAACGCATGGGGTTCGACTTCCAACGGGGACGGCAAGACACCACCCTGCACCCGTTCATGACCAACTTCTCCATAGACGACGTGCGAATTACCACCCGCGTCTATGAAGACCACTTGGATCAAGCACTGTTCAGCAGCATCCACGAAGCCGGACACGCCCTCTACGAACTCGGAAATTCCCCGGAATTTGAAGGCACGCTTCTGGCAGGTGGCATTTCCTCCGGCGTGCACGAAAGTCAATCGCGACTTTGGGAAAATATGGTCGGGCGCAGCCGCGGTTTTTGGGAATGTTTCTACCCGCAACTCCAAGGCGTATTTTTGCGACAGTTAGGACACGTATCCACTGACGCATTTTACCGGGCAATTAACAAAGTCTCGCGATCGCTCATCCGCACCGACGCCGACGAAGTAACCTACAACCTCCACGTCGCCATCCGCTTTGACTTAGAATTGGCAATGGTAGAGGGAAAACTAGCAGTGCGAGACCTCCCCGAAGCCTGGAACGAACGCTATAAAACCGACCTTGGGGTTGTCCCCGCCACCGACAGCGAAGGCGCGATGCAAGATGTTCACTGGTATGTTGGTACGATCGGCGGAATGTTCCAAGGTTACACCCTCGGCAACTTGATGAGCGCTCAATTCTACGAAACAGCAGTAAAAAACAATCCTGAAATTCCCGTAGAAATAGAAAGGGGCAATTTTACCGTACTCCACGACTGGCTAAAACAAAACATCTACCAGCACGGCCGCAAATACACCGCTGTCGAATTGATCGATCGCGTTACAGGTTCACCTTTAACTATCGATCCCTTTATCCGTTACATTCGCCACAAATACGGGGAGTTTTATGTCATTTGA
- a CDS encoding tetratricopeptide repeat protein, producing the protein MQKLASIEKPIDSGEKSIAVNTQKAQTLYERGNALESMGRFQAAIESWEEAIELEPKFYEAWYNQGVALKKMGQLEEAIAAYNKSLQIKPNNPEAWYNRANVLRKLNRLSEAIASYEKAIALNPSYPEAWTNRGNTLVNLEKLSEAIDSYDKAIAIKPDYCEAWYNKAFALRKSDQNTAAITSYDKAIELKPDLHQAWYNRGLALADEKLYPEALASYDKTLQLRPNSAEAWNKRGTAIAQMGQFEEAIASWDQALALNPNDSETFYNRGLAFANLQRFEEAIASWDKTLELQPDNTEAWYNRAIALKKIQRFTEAIASYDKIIALKPDDPNLYYQKACVYALEKQAGELTNSQEIVATSIRLALENLSKAIELNPQKYRKLCKNDSKLRTIREEVRFLA; encoded by the coding sequence TTGCAAAAATTAGCCAGCATAGAAAAGCCGATCGACTCAGGGGAAAAATCCATAGCAGTCAACACCCAAAAGGCTCAAACATTGTATGAACGCGGCAACGCCCTAGAATCAATGGGACGATTCCAAGCTGCGATCGAATCTTGGGAAGAAGCGATCGAACTTGAACCAAAATTTTATGAAGCCTGGTACAACCAAGGCGTAGCCCTCAAAAAAATGGGCCAGCTAGAAGAAGCGATCGCAGCCTACAACAAATCCCTACAAATCAAACCAAACAATCCCGAAGCGTGGTATAATCGCGCCAACGTTTTGCGGAAGCTCAACAGACTCTCAGAAGCGATCGCATCCTACGAAAAGGCGATCGCACTCAACCCCAGCTACCCCGAAGCTTGGACGAACCGCGGCAACACCCTCGTCAACTTAGAAAAATTGTCAGAAGCGATCGACTCCTACGACAAAGCCATAGCCATCAAACCAGACTACTGCGAAGCTTGGTATAATAAAGCATTTGCCCTGAGAAAATCCGACCAAAATACAGCGGCGATCACCTCTTACGACAAAGCGATCGAACTCAAACCAGACTTGCATCAAGCCTGGTACAACCGCGGCTTAGCCCTAGCCGATGAAAAACTATACCCGGAAGCCCTCGCCTCCTACGACAAAACCCTGCAACTGCGGCCGAATTCCGCCGAAGCCTGGAACAAACGCGGCACCGCGATCGCACAAATGGGACAATTTGAAGAAGCGATTGCATCCTGGGACCAAGCCCTCGCACTCAACCCAAACGACAGCGAAACCTTTTACAACCGCGGCTTAGCCTTCGCCAACTTACAACGCTTTGAAGAAGCAATTGCCTCTTGGGACAAAACCCTAGAGTTGCAGCCAGACAACACCGAAGCCTGGTACAACCGCGCCATAGCCCTCAAAAAAATTCAACGATTTACCGAAGCCATCGCCTCCTACGATAAAATCATCGCGCTCAAACCCGACGATCCAAACCTGTACTATCAAAAAGCTTGCGTGTACGCCCTGGAAAAACAAGCAGGCGAGCTCACAAACAGCCAGGAAATTGTAGCCACCAGCATCCGGCTGGCGCTCGAAAACTTATCCAAGGCGATCGAACTCAATCCGCAGAAATACCGGAAATTGTGCAAAAATGACTCTAAATTGCGTACAATACGGGAAGAAGTGCGGTTTTTAGCTTGA
- a CDS encoding type II toxin-antitoxin system Phd/YefM family antitoxin, which yields MTQLNVNLTNDKFPELIAHVEDTGERIVIEQEGRAIAAIITYADLKRLEALEAALINQAKLEEYEWLKGAIRHPAFDSLRDSAEDIYTLADGVPFHDPEWIKTVAIEPHFGSILDSEEDIYTIADGKPFHDQG from the coding sequence ATGACTCAACTAAATGTTAATCTAACCAATGACAAATTTCCCGAACTCATCGCCCATGTCGAGGATACTGGAGAACGAATTGTCATAGAACAGGAAGGAAGAGCGATCGCTGCTATCATTACTTATGCAGACCTGAAGCGACTGGAAGCCCTAGAAGCTGCCCTAATTAACCAAGCAAAACTAGAAGAATATGAATGGCTAAAAGGTGCGATCCGCCATCCAGCTTTTGATTCTCTGAGAGACTCAGCAGAAGATATATACACTTTAGCTGATGGCGTGCCATTCCACGACCCTGAATGGATTAAAACAGTAGCAATCGAGCCTCATTTTGGTTCGATCCTAGACTCCGAAGAAGACATTTATACCATAGCTGACGGTAAACCATTCCATGACCAAGGGTAA
- a CDS encoding type II toxin-antitoxin system PemK/MazF family toxin — protein sequence MTKGKIFLLPFPYDDLSANKLRPAACLTNPLGARRHVILAYITSRLPTNLLETDIVLDASHLDFQASGLRVPSTIRLHQVVTVSTVVIQRELGELSSDTQAQIAEKLCNLLTQ from the coding sequence ATGACCAAGGGTAAGATTTTCCTACTACCGTTTCCCTATGATGATTTATCGGCAAACAAACTGCGTCCAGCAGCTTGTTTGACTAACCCTTTGGGAGCGCGGCGTCATGTTATTCTTGCTTATATTACAAGTCGCTTGCCAACAAATCTACTGGAAACAGATATCGTATTAGATGCTTCTCATCTCGACTTTCAGGCTTCGGGGCTGCGGGTGCCATCTACTATCAGGCTGCATCAAGTGGTAACTGTTTCTACAGTGGTTATTCAGCGTGAGTTGGGTGAATTGTCATCAGATACACAGGCTCAAATTGCTGAAAAGCTCTGCAATTTGCTAACTCAGTGA